From Amyelois transitella isolate CPQ chromosome 4, ilAmyTran1.1, whole genome shotgun sequence, one genomic window encodes:
- the LOC106138414 gene encoding ATP-binding cassette sub-family C member 4 codes for MESNKKKSRPSHPRASANPLSSLTFAWTLPIFWGGLKKEMEEHDLYEPLDEHSSGPLGDKFARLWEEEVARAGSKRTPSLLRVILRAYAARCMLYGFVLLFMECCIRIAQPVFLGKLVEYYSPGQISVAREEAYVYAALVVLCSALNVFIVHPYMMAILHMGMKFRVACCSLIYRKSLRLSKTALGETTVGQVVNLLSNDVNRFDVAIIFLHYLWIGPLATVIITYFMWLEISWAAVVGVGFMLLFIPLQAYLGKRTSVLRLKTALRTDERVRLMNEILSGIQVIKMYTWEKPFADLVAKARKHEIKQIRATSYIRGVLTSFIMFMTRICLYCSIIVYVLVHNNITAKQVFVITSFYNILRQTMTVFFPQGIAQVAEATISIKRLQSFMLYEDTSKPVPGLADIQTSGKTKVEKEDSKDDIVKDKQSLEVPQDVPQESPRVSAADTKVDVEGLKGNGNVNLAPLESGEEDEQELLSRVEQDARGVRLKHATAKWIESHPENTLTDLSLTIKPGKLIAVIGPVGAGKSSLLHVLLRELPLQSGSLHVGGTVSYASQEPWLFAGSVRQNILFGQAMDRPRYNAVVRRCALDRDFQMFPHGDKTVVGERGVSLSGGQRARISLARSVYKRADIYLLDDPLSAVDAHVGRHLFESCVVGYLRNTTRILVTHQLQFLRDVDQIVILKNGAIAAAGDFETLSASGLDFASLLARNQEEQVKPAAEQPIDAEESAAAVLQGSFRKRQMSIHSVSSMDNLTATAPPEDARTEAELRSAGAVSGAVYGAYLRASGHPLLVAFMTFVAVVSQVLGSGFDWWTGFWVNLEEENPSAVLATMEKSNQTGPIEFATSYEEKLVSNVYYSSFDLSRYDCIYIYTGMVVALVVISLLRSFMFFSMAMRASTRLHNNMFQAITRAPMRFFHVNPSGRILNRFSKDMGAVDEVLPAALLDVLQIGLSLIGIVVVVAVVNYWLLVPTMVIGVVFYLLRIFYLSSSRSIKRLEGVTRSPVFSHLNATLQGITTIRAFGAQEALIREFDNHQDLHSSAWYLFIASSRAFGFWLDLVCVVYIGVVTLSFLVMGEDEYGGNVGLAITQAMALTGMFQWGMRQSTELENQMTSVERIQEYSNIESEPPLQSAPEKKPPPSWPESGRLEFRHVHLYYAPGEPPVLKDLTLIIQPKEKVGIVGRTGAGKSSLINALFRLATIEGEIIIDGRETSTLGLHELRSRVSIIPQEPVLFSGTMRHNLDPFDEYPDQVLWKALEEVELKEAVMELPAGLSSRIAEGGGNFSVGQRQLVCLARAIVRRNRLLVLDEATANVDPQTDALIQTTIRNKFAECTVLTIAHRLHTVMDSDKVLVMDAGQMVEFDHPHVLLQREDGVLRAMVRQTGRAMAGSLGAVARQGYDKKHQSSPTSSN; via the exons ATGGagtcaaataaaaagaaaagtcgACCGTCACATCCCAGAGCAAGTGCCAATCCACTATCTTCCCTAACATTtgc aTGGACTTTGCCAATTTTTTGGGGAGGCCTCAAAAAGGAGATGGAAGAACATGATCTGTATGAACCTTTGGATGAACATTCTTCAG GTCCTTTGGGAGATAAATTTGCCCGTCTCTGGGAGGAGGAAGTGGCCAGGGCAGGCAGTAAGAGAACACCCAGCCTTCTCAGAGTTATCTTGAGAGCATATGCGGCCCGGTGCATGTTGTACggatttgttttgttgtttatgGAATGTTGCATAAG GATAGCACAGCCAGTGTTCCTTGGCAAATTAGTGGAGTACTACAGTCCCGGGCAGATCTCGGTGGCCAGGGAAGAAGCGTATGTGTACGCTGCCTTAGTGGTTCTGTGTTCGGCGCTCAACGTGTTCATAGTACATCCGTACATGATGGCCATCCTTCACATGGGAATGAAGTTTAGGGTTGCTTGCTGTTCATTAATTTACAGAAAG tcGCTAAGACTGTCCAAAACTGCACTCGGCGAAACAACAGTGGGACAAGTAGTAAATCTGTTATCCAATGACGTGAACCGTTTTGACGTGGCCATCATCTTCTTACACTATCTATGGATCGGGCCGTTAGCCACAGTAATCATAACGTACTTTATGTGGTTGGAGATTAGCTGGGCGGCGGTGGTGGGGGTCGGATTCATGTTGCTCTTCATACCTCTACAAG CGTATTTGGGCAAACGTACATCTGTGCTTCGGTTAAAAACTGCTCTAAGAACTGATGAGAGAGTGCGTCTTATGAACGAGATCCTGTCAGGAATACAGGTCATCAAGATGTACACATGGGAGAAGCCCTTTGCTGATCTGGTGGCTAAAGCGAGAAA GCATGAAATTAAGCAGATCCGCGCTACGTCGTACATCCGCGGCGTTCTCACGTCGTTCATAATGTTCATGACCCGGATTTGTCTGTACTGCTCCATCATCGTGTACGTGCTCGTTCACAACAACATCACCGCCAAGCAAGTGTTCGTCATCACCAGTTTCTACAACATTCTGAGACAGACTATGACCGTGTTCTTCCCGCAAG GTATTGCTCAAGTAGCCGAAGCCACAATATCAATCAAACGACTGCAAAGCTTCATGCTTTACGAAGATACAAGTAAGCCAGTGCCCGGGCTGGCCGATATACAGACTTCTGGCAAAACGAAGGTGGAGAAAGAAGACAGTAAAGATGACATCGTAAAAGATAAACAGAGTTTGGAGGTGCCGCAGGACGTGCCACAAGAGTCGCCACGGGTTTCAGCTGCCGACACGAAGGTGGATGTGGAGGGACTGAAAGGGAACG GTAACGTAAATCTAGCGCCTCTAGAATCAGGCGAGGAAGACGAACAGGAATTGTTATCGCGTGTGGAACAAGACGCGCGGGGCGTGCGCCTCAAACACGCTACGGCCAAATGGATTGAGTCACATCCCGAGAACACACTCACTGATCTGTCGCTCACCATCAAGCCTGGCAA GCTAATAGCAGTGATCGGTCCAGTAGGCGCCGGCAAGTCGTCGCTGCTGCACGTGTTGTTGCGAGAGTTGCCGCTGCAGTCGGGCAGCTTGCACGTTGGAGGAACAGTGTCCTACGCCAGCCAGGAGCCGTGGTTGTTTGCAG GTAGCGTCCGTCAGAACATTCTTTTCGGTCAGGCAATGGACCGTCCGCGGTACAACGCGGTGGTGCGTCGTTGTGCGCTGGACCGGGATTTCCAAATGTTCCCACACGGGGACAAGACCGTCGTCGGAGAGAGGGGAGTTAGCCTTAGTGGag GTCAACGTGCCCGCATCTCTCTGGCCCGATCAGTTTACAAACGCGCGGACATCTATCTACTTGATGATCCTTTATCAGCGGTGGACGCCCACGTCGGCCGGCATCTGTTTGAGTCGTGTGTGGTCGGCTATCTCCGCAACACTACGAGGATCCTTGTTACTCACCAGCTGCAGTTCCTGAGGGACGTCGACCAG ATCGTCATACTAAAGAATGGTGCAATCGCAGCGGCTGGGGACTTCGAAACACTCAGTGCTTCAGGTCTTGATTTCGCGTCTCTCCTCGCCCGGAACCAAGAGGAGCAGGTGAAGCCTGCCGCGGAACAACCAATAGACGCGGAGGAGTCTGCGGCCGCTGTATTGCAAGGCAGCTTCAGAAAGCGGCAGATGAGCATACATTCG GTGAGTTCGATGGACAACCTGACGGCAACAGCGCCGCCGGAGGACGCGCGCACGGAGGCGGAGCTGCGGTCGGCGGGCGCGGTGTCCGGCGCCGTGTACGGGGCCTACCTGCGCGCCAGCGGGCATCCGCTGCTCGTCGCCTTCATGACGTTCGTCGCTGTGGTGTCGCAGGTGCTGGGCTCAGGATTCGACTGGTGGACTGGATTCTG GGTCAATTTGGAGGAAGAAAACCCGTCAGCGGTATTGGCTACGATGGAGAAAAGCAATCAGACCGGTCCAATTGAGTTTGCCACTAGTTATGAGGAAAAGCTTGTTTCTAACGTGTACTACAGTAGTTTTGACTTGTCTAGATATGACTGTATTTACATATACACAG GCATGGTGGTCGCGCTTGTAGTGATATCCCTTCTGCGCTCGTTCATGTTCTTCTCTATGGCGATGCGAGCGTCCACCCGGCTCCACAACAACATGTTCCAGGCCATCACCCGGGCGCCCATGAGATTCTTCCACGTCAATCCGTCTGGAAGAATCCTGAATAGATTCTCAAAGGATATGGGAGCAGTGGACGAAGTTTTGCCAGCGGCACTTTTGGATGTTCTACAG ATCGGCCTCTCGCTGATCGGTATCGTGGTGGTGGTGGCGGTGGTGAACTACTGGCTGTTGGTGCCGACGATGGTGATCGGAGTCGTGTTCTACCTTCTGCGCATCTTCTACCTGTCGTCCTCGCGCAGCATCAAGCGGCTCGAGGGTGTGA CTCGAAGCCCGGTGTTCTCCCACCTTAACGCGACTCTGCAAGGAATCACCACCATACGTGCGTTTGGTGCTCAGGAGGCTCTTATAAGGGAATTCGATAATCACCAAGACTTGCACAGTTCTGCTTG gtaTTTATTCATCGCAAGTTCCCGTGCATTTGGCTTTTGGCTGGACCTCGTGTGCGTTGTTTACATAGGAGTGGTCACGCTTAGCTTTTTAGTTATGGGAGAAG ATGAGTATGGCGGTAACGTGGGCCTAGCCATCACTCAGGCCATGGCTCTCACCGGCATGTTCCAGTGGGGTATGCGCCAGTCCACGGAGCTGGAAAACCAGATGACCAGTGTGGAAAG AATCCAAGAATATTCAAACATCGAATCGGAGCCGCCCTTGCAATCTGCGCCGGAGAAGAAGCCGCCGCCATCTTGGCCGGAGTCGGGCCGACTGGAATTCCGCCATGTTCACTTGTATTACGCGCCTGGGGAACCACCCGTGTTAAAAGACCTAACTCTGATCATACAGCCAAAGGAGAAGGTCGGCATTGTTGGCAGAACCGGAGCAGGGAAGAGTTCGCTTATAAACGCGCTTTTTAG ATTGGCAACAATCGAGGGCGAGATAATAATCGACGGGCGGGAGACCTCCACACTGGGGCTACACGAGCTTCGTAGCCGGGTGTCCATCATCCCGCAGGAACCCGTGTTATTCTCAGGAACCATGCGACACAATCTTGATCCTTTTGACGAGTACCCCGATCAGGTGCTATGGAAGGCATTGGAGGAG GTGGAGCTGAAAGAAGCCGTGATGGAACTGCCCGCGGGACTCTCCTCTCGCATTGCTGAAGGCGGCGGGAACTTCTCAGTGGGCCAGCGGCAGCTCGTGTGCCTCGCGCGCGCCATCGTGCGCCGGAACCGGCTGCTGGTGCTCGACGAGGCCACCGCCAACGTCGACCCGCA GACCGACGCTCTTATACAAACTACAATAAGGAACAAATTCGCAGAGTGCACTGTACTTACAATAGCTCATCGTTTACACACCGTTATGGATTCGGAtaag GTGCTGGTAATGGACGCGGGTCAGATGGTGGAGTTCGATCACCCGCACGTGCTGCTGCAGCGCGAGGACGGCGTGCTGCGCGCCATGGTGCGGCAGACCGGCCGCGCCATGGCCGGCTCGCTCGGCGCCGTCGCGCGCCAG ggATACGACAAAAAGCACCAGAGTTCGCCTACAAGTTCAAATTGA
- the LOC106143239 gene encoding uncharacterized protein LOC106143239 has product MSYLTKKNKIMIAYYLYRQSKKKEKKNCRKFWIHPILARREEFGEFHTLYNQLREDEKEFADYFRMDVKTFDKLLNFIHDKLKHQNTNMRDSITPTERLAVTLRYLATGHTFADLRYAFRIGKTTLSFIIKEVCNCIWSELVNIYMKIPSENEWLNIAEDFAVIANFPHCLGAVDGKHIRIIKPTKSGSMFLNYKHFFSIVLMAVVDTNYNFIFVDIGAYGKDCDSSVFKETVFWKRLLNNTLNLPQPALIPETNFQLPYVFVADEAFALHKNVLRPFSGRELNETMSIFNYRLTRARRYVECAFGIMANKWRILHRPSNVSLELTVDIVKTCCLLQNFIHKEQGIGNLIVDSGFELQTLSRSEYADPLIADNVRQNFAEYFVSPQGSVPWQNKYI; this is encoded by the exons ATGAGCTATTTGACtaagaagaataaaattatgattgcATATTACTTGTACCGACAAagcaaaaagaaagaaaaaaagaattgtagAAAATTTTGGATTCATCCTATTTTAGCACGGCGAGAAGAGTTTGGTGAATTTCATACGCTATACAACCAATTGCGAGAAGATGAAAAAGAATTCGCAGATTATTTCCGAATGGATGTTAAAACATTTGATAAACTACTCAACTTCATACATGATAAATTGAAGCACCAGAACACTAACATGCGGGACAGTATTACCCCCACAGAAAGATTAGCAGTGACATTGcg gtACTTGGCAACAGGTCACACGTTTGCCGATTTAAGATACGCATTTAGAATTGGAAAAACAACATTATCGTTTATCATTAAAGAAGTGTGTAACTGTATATGGTCAGAACTAGTAAacatatatatgaaaataccATCAGAAAATGAATGGCTGAATATTGCTGAAGACTTTGCTGTTATTGCAAATTTTCCCCACTGCCTAGGTGCTGTGGATGGGAAGCATATCAGAATAATTAAACCTACAAAATCTGGATCAATGTTCTTAAATTACAAacactttttttctattgtattaATGGCAGTCGTTGACaccaattataattttatatttgtagatATTGGTGCATATGGCAAGGACTGCGATTCAAGTGTTTTTAAAGAAACTGTCTTTTGGAAGAGACTGCTGAACAATACACTTAACTTACCACAGCCTGCTCTGATTCCAGagactaattttcaattaccGTACGTATTTGTCGCGGATGAAGCATTCGCGTTGCACAAAAATGTACTGAGACCATTTAGTGGTCGAGAACTCAATGAAacaatgtcaatatttaattatcgtCTTACTAGAGCAAGACGTTATGTGGAATGCGCTTTCGGCATAATGGCCAATAAATGGAGGATCCTCCATCGGCCTTCAAATGTATCTTTGGAGCTCACAGTCGACATTGTAAAAACCTGttgtttattacaaaacttCATACATAAAGAACAGGGCATAGGTAATTTAATTGTCGATTCAGGCTTTGAACTACAGACACTGTCACGATCAGAATATGCAGATCCTTTAATAGCAGACAATGTTCGTCAAAATTTTGctgaatattttgtttctccTCAGGGCAGTGTACCATggcaaaacaaatatatatag
- the LOC132904345 gene encoding uncharacterized protein LOC132904345, which yields MDELSINPETLISLVEERNILWDKTSESYKDKRQTLKAWHDLCSIIKEDFNDLPIGEKNTYGKKVIQKWKNMRDGWMKCEKKMRENKSGSATKKVHKYPYYDNMLFLKKIYNPRETNSNFKNSEPGKSKPNTKNKELSDVDAKFMKFMDSVEKEEDSRMMSFFKGILPTVEQFNDEDTVEFQYQVMSIVRNIKAKNQQLQNAGSKRPYFTPPPETTYRREGENVSYESTYQYGYTTAAGSGRPTTQQSSYSEESESTVGGEQYNFASPSNSSIDDLDFTNI from the exons ATGGATGAACTGAGTATCAATCCTGAGACATTGATATCTTTAGTGGAAGAAAGAAATATCCTTTGGGATAAAACAAGCGAATCCTATAAGGATAAACGTCAAACACTAAAAGCCTGGCATGACCTATGTTCAATTATAAAAGAAGATTTCAATGACCTTCCAATTGGGGAAAAAAACACATACG gtaaaaaagttattcagaaatggaaaaatatgcGAGATGGGTGGATGAAATGCGAAAAGAAAATGAGGGAAAACAAATCTGGATCTGCAACAAAAAAAGTTCATAAGTACCCATACTATGATAATATgttgtttttaaagaaaatatacaacCCCCGCGAaactaattcaaattttaagaatTCTGAGCCAGGAAAAAGTAAACCAAAtacgaaaaataaagaattgagTGATGTGGATGCAAAATTCATGAAGTTTATGGACTCTgttgaaaaagaagaagacagTCGTATGATGTCGTTCTTTAAAGGAATTTTACCAACTGTTGAACAATTCAATGATGAAGATACTGTTGAGTTTCAGTACCAGGTGATGTCTATTGTgagaaatataaaagctaaaaACCAACAGCTCCAGAATGCTGGTTCGAAAAGGCCTTACTTTACTCCACCACCCGAGACTACGTATCGTCGAGAAGGCGAAAATGTATCATACGAAAGCACCTATCAGTATGGTTACACTACTGCTGCTGGATCTGGACGTCCGACAACACAACAATCATCTTATTCTGAAGAGTCCGAATCTACCGTAGGTGGAGAGCAATACAATTTTGCCAGTCCATCCAATTCAAGTATCGACGATTtagattttacaaatatatag
- the LOC106137013 gene encoding beta-1,3-galactosyltransferase 6 isoform X1, with amino-acid sequence MLVVFIRRHRSMILASLFFFYLGCGITLSSLRMDCKDDGAKLNYQEENDYYGNVEYAVLILSSPNNEGKRDAIRATWAKFASNIFLDNGEKLYKWNHTWIGRTKQTQFIKFFYVIGTHGLSESKEHNLTMENARSKDLLLFSDFEDSYKNLASKMVTAMKWLNNTLKHLKYVIKCDDDSFVRVDLIVRDLEAYAPHMNGPEIDQYISYKEHLPVYRGLYWGYFDGHANVYTRGKWQESSWFLCDRYLPYALGGGYIVSKSIVDYIARNSDVLRLYMAEDVSMGVWTAALDGINRVHDVRFDTQWKSRGCLPHMLVRHKQTPKDMFDMYRTLVQSHGERLCKTDTILRKSYHYKWDVLPSLCCK; translated from the exons ATGCTGGTGGTCTTCATAAGAAGACATAGAAGTATGATATTAGCCagtttattcttcttttatcttGGTTGTGGTATTACGCTTAGTTCTCTTCGGATGGATTGTAAGGATGATGGTGCTAAATTGAATTACCAAGAAGAAAATGATTATTATGGCAACGTGGAATATgctgtattaattttaagtagcCCTAACAATGAAGGTAAACGTGACGCTATTAGAGCGACCTGGGCGAAATTTGCTAGCAATATATTTTTGGATAATGGTGAAAAACTATACAAATGGAACCACACGTGGATAGGAAGGACAAAACAAACtcaatttatcaaatttttctATGTTATTGGAACTCATGGCTTAAGTGAAAGCAAAGAACATAATTTAACCATGGAAAATGCCAGGAGTAAAGATCTTTTGCTTTTTTCTGACTTTGAGGATAGCTACAAGAATCTAGCCTCAAAGATGGTAACAGCTATGAAGTGGCTGAATAATACTTTGAAGCACTTGAAGTATGTGATCAAATGCGATGATGATTCTTTTGTGAGAGTTGATTTGATAGTCAGAGACCTCGAGGCTTATGCACCACATATGAATGGGCCTGAAATAGATCAGTACATTAGTTATAAG gaACATTTACCTGTATACAGAGGACTGTACTGGGGATATTTTGATGGGCATGCAAATGTGTATACAAGGGGTAAATGGCAAGAGTCTTCTTGGTTCCTGTGTGACAGATACTTGCCTTATGCTCTTGGTGGTGGATATATTGTGTCCAAAAGCATTGTGGATTACATCGCAAGAAACAGTGATGTGTTGAG ACTTTACATGGCTGAAGATGTCTCAATGGGCGTGTGGACAGCAGCTCTTGATGGAATAAACAGAGTCCACGATGTAAGATTTGATACACAATGGAAATCCCGGGGCTGTCTTCCTCACATGTTAGTGAGGCATAAACAGACGCCAAAAGATATGTTTGACATGTATCGGACATTGGTACAATCGCATGGTGAAAGATTATGCAAGACTGAtactattttaagaaaatcttaTCATTACAAATGGGATGTATTACCTAGTTTATGTTGTAAGTGA
- the LOC106137013 gene encoding beta-1,3-galactosyltransferase 6 isoform X2, translated as MLVVFIRRHRSMILASLFFFYLGCGITLSSLRMDCKDDGAKLNYQEENDYYGNVEYAVLILSSPNNEGKRDAIRATWAKFASNIFLDNGEKLYKWNHTWIGRTKQTQFIKFFYVIGTHGLSESKEHNLTMENARSKDLLLFSDFEDSYKNLASKMVTAMKWLNNTLKHLKYVIKCDDDSFVRVDLIVRDLEAYAPHMNGPEIDQYISYKEHLPVYRGLYWGYFDGHANVYTRGKWQESSWFLCDRYLPYALGGGYIVSKSIVDYIARNSDVLRQVLPARLNATRMLPLGVSPDFTWLKMSQWACGQQLLME; from the exons ATGCTGGTGGTCTTCATAAGAAGACATAGAAGTATGATATTAGCCagtttattcttcttttatcttGGTTGTGGTATTACGCTTAGTTCTCTTCGGATGGATTGTAAGGATGATGGTGCTAAATTGAATTACCAAGAAGAAAATGATTATTATGGCAACGTGGAATATgctgtattaattttaagtagcCCTAACAATGAAGGTAAACGTGACGCTATTAGAGCGACCTGGGCGAAATTTGCTAGCAATATATTTTTGGATAATGGTGAAAAACTATACAAATGGAACCACACGTGGATAGGAAGGACAAAACAAACtcaatttatcaaatttttctATGTTATTGGAACTCATGGCTTAAGTGAAAGCAAAGAACATAATTTAACCATGGAAAATGCCAGGAGTAAAGATCTTTTGCTTTTTTCTGACTTTGAGGATAGCTACAAGAATCTAGCCTCAAAGATGGTAACAGCTATGAAGTGGCTGAATAATACTTTGAAGCACTTGAAGTATGTGATCAAATGCGATGATGATTCTTTTGTGAGAGTTGATTTGATAGTCAGAGACCTCGAGGCTTATGCACCACATATGAATGGGCCTGAAATAGATCAGTACATTAGTTATAAG gaACATTTACCTGTATACAGAGGACTGTACTGGGGATATTTTGATGGGCATGCAAATGTGTATACAAGGGGTAAATGGCAAGAGTCTTCTTGGTTCCTGTGTGACAGATACTTGCCTTATGCTCTTGGTGGTGGATATATTGTGTCCAAAAGCATTGTGGATTACATCGCAAGAAACAGTGATGTGTTGAGGCAAGTGTTGCCAGCCAGGCTTAATGCTACAAGAATGCTTCCTCTTGGAGTTAGTCCAG ACTTTACATGGCTGAAGATGTCTCAATGGGCGTGTGGACAGCAGCTCTTGATGGAATAA